The stretch of DNA TACAATCCTCCCTACATATGATATTAACTGCGGGTCAATCCATATTGCGCCAATGCCTGCTGTAAAGAATGATAGAAAGAAATATCCTGCACTTCCCTGTTTCCTCCTAAAATCATCACCGAATCGGGACGCAGACCCGAGATGGCACAATCAACTCCAAGCATATTCAGGATCTCCACCATCTGCTTGAGCTTTTCCCTCACACAAGTCTCCTTGAAACTTGCTCCGGACAAGTCTATGAAAAGCGTTTCGATGCCTTTCTCCTTGCAAAGCTGCGGTATATATTGAATGATCAGCTGCGCCCGCCGCTCGCTGATATGTCCAACCAGCGGAAAAACTCCCATACCTTTCATGATCGGGATGACAGGCGAACTAGTCTTATGAATTTGTTCGCGCTGACTCTTTATTTTCCTGTCGATCAGCTCATAATAAAATTTCGTAAATTTATTTAAAACTTCATCTAATGCACAATGGAGATTTTTCGACCAGCCGATGACCATGGCCGGTGTCACATCCTGCTTATGCATTTCCGTAAAGGATTCGATGAATTCCAAAATGACTGTGCCTGATTTACCGACTGCCTGCAGCACTTCATGAATCGGAGTATTCGTCTGCACTCGGCTCTTCGCCACTTTATCCACCCATGCCTTAACATTCTTCTCATATCGTTTTTCATCCCCCAGGATTGCACAGGCCACTGTATCAATGGTCATCCGATGCTGTTTCCGAAGTTTCGCACGCATCTCTTCACCAGCGTCCTCCGCATAAATCGAATTTCTATACTCATTCAGCAAAGAGGCCCAACGATCCGTTATTCGAGGAGCACTATCCATGATGTAATCGTAGAGTGCTTTATTTATGTCCGGCATGCGAATCACCTTCATCTTCATGATTTTCCTCCATTATATCCGAACAGCGTTAACGCTTCTATCGTGAATATATAAAAAAGAGCCTGCAGACGCAGACTCCTTCTATCTAACTATGCGGAAACTCCCGGACGAAAAAGGATACCCCCAAGTAGCTTTTATGCACGGTTCAGCACAGCAACCAATAATGCAAGAAAACGATCCGCTTCTACTTTCATACATACTTGGACATTCGCATGCTTACCCCATTTTCCTTGGCGATCCCAGACCGTCTGACCGTCACAGTATGTACTGTTTGTTTCCACTGCCACGGAACAGGCTGTCTTTTCAACCAAGGTTGGATCGATGAGTACCCCGACTGCCAGCGGATCATGCATGGCACAAGCCCATATCCCATTCTGTTCATAGAATGCTTTCCGATATGTAGCAGTACTCGTCTTCACAAAATCATGCAGCACCGGATCTTTAATTGCTTCCATATGCCCTTCGGCGAGCAAAGCTTTCTTCGTAACGTCCAGCCCAACCTGCGTAAGCTTCGGTATGCCGGCCTCCAGGACAATGCTGGCAGCTTCCGGATCGGCAAACATATTGAACTCCGCAACAGGCGTGACATTCCCGACTCCATTGATGGCTCCGCCCATGTAGATGACTTCCTTCACATTGTTCACAATGGCAGGTTCTCGCTGAATTGCCAGTGCCAAGTTAGTGAGTGGCCCCGTACAGACAAGGGTGATATCGCCAGGATTTCCCATGACTTGCTCGATCATGAAATCAGCTGCTTCTCCTCCTGCTATCCCCCTGCTTGAGACAACGTCCTGCAGCGCTCCGCCAATTCCATCCGTGCCATGTACCCTGTGTTCAAAATGAGGCTGTCGTTTCAACGGCACTTCACTTCCTTGGACAATAGGAATCGCTGGTGCATCGATTAAATCAAGCACCTTACACGTATTCATTGTCGCAGCTTCCAGCGAAACATTTCCGCAGACAGTGGTGATACCGATAAGCTCCAACTCTTCACTCTGGACAGCCAACAGAATCCCGATTGCGTCATCAATGCCTGTATCCACATCCAAAATCAGTTTTTTCCTCATAAAACACCCCAAACACGAACAAT from Terribacillus sp. FSL K6-0262 encodes:
- a CDS encoding nucleoside hydrolase — its product is MRKKLILDVDTGIDDAIGILLAVQSEELELIGITTVCGNVSLEAATMNTCKVLDLIDAPAIPIVQGSEVPLKRQPHFEHRVHGTDGIGGALQDVVSSRGIAGGEAADFMIEQVMGNPGDITLVCTGPLTNLALAIQREPAIVNNVKEVIYMGGAINGVGNVTPVAEFNMFADPEAASIVLEAGIPKLTQVGLDVTKKALLAEGHMEAIKDPVLHDFVKTSTATYRKAFYEQNGIWACAMHDPLAVGVLIDPTLVEKTACSVAVETNSTYCDGQTVWDRQGKWGKHANVQVCMKVEADRFLALLVAVLNRA
- a CDS encoding STAS domain-containing protein; translation: MKMKVIRMPDINKALYDYIMDSAPRITDRWASLLNEYRNSIYAEDAGEEMRAKLRKQHRMTIDTVACAILGDEKRYEKNVKAWVDKVAKSRVQTNTPIHEVLQAVGKSGTVILEFIESFTEMHKQDVTPAMVIGWSKNLHCALDEVLNKFTKFYYELIDRKIKSQREQIHKTSSPVIPIMKGMGVFPLVGHISERRAQLIIQYIPQLCKEKGIETLFIDLSGASFKETCVREKLKQMVEILNMLGVDCAISGLRPDSVMILGGNREVQDISFYHSLQQALAQYGLTRS